ACATCCTTCACATTAAACTTGTTCATAAGAGTAATTCCGGAGATAGTAGACATAGGTTTCACCTCCAGGTTATCCATAACCATATAAGTAACCACGCTCTTCACATATCCATCAGTTCCGCTACTTGTCGCAATATTCCCCTCATTCTGCGGCATAACATAGTTCACTTCGTAGTTTATAAGACGACTACAATTAGGACATCTTGTATTAGGGTCATGACTCACATAACAAGTATGGTTGACGCACCTATATATCTTATGGCTCGTCtgatcatcgtcatcatcaagtTCCAATAATGGAACATATACCGCTACTCTCGGTTTCAGCACAACATCTTTATCGACATCGGCCAGAAAGTAATCAGAGCTAAGAGACTCGACACTCTTATAAAGAGATCCAACTGACCCAACCATGCCATTCACATTCAAGAGCTTAACCACAGTTCCGACTGGCAGTGACAGTATATGGAAGAGGAAATCCACAAACTCTTTTCCGGCTTCCGCGAACAGAACTTTGTTAGCCTTACTGTCAACCAACAGTTTTAAACTCAACTTTATTATCTtgaactttatttgtttttgagcatatgtatatttttttgagcttattaaaatttataagttagattttaatttttttccatcaaaactcaaattttactaaatttatatgtaatgtttttaagtttattgtaattttttagaacttaatgtttaagtgaataaactcagaaactttataataaaactcataatttttaaaacaaaactcaaaaattttattataatgctcagaaactatagaattggtagtaatacatcagatgtataatccattTACTGGTCGAAAGGTTGTCAGCTCGATTTCTCATCGGGCTGACTGTGAACATGCAAGTTTTTGGACCAAATGTGTTAGATGTTGTTCAAGTCAAAAACATTAAGAATGCTTAAGCAAACGACTAATTTGGAATTTGAATTTAAGTCGATAAATTGACAGTTGGATAAAAATATAGCATAGCGAAAAATGACATTAACACCAAAATGCAACAGATTGAGCTAAATGTGGCATTGCTAACAGCAGTAACGACATGAGCTAATTGAATGATGCAACTAGGCCTTCTTCTTGTCGAGGAAGAGAGTAGTCAGCACTGAATTGGTGACCTCAAATGACGCTTTCAGGATCGCCAATCCCTGTAAATCAAaatttaaaaatcgattaattaattaattaatattgtGTTGTGAATTGCATAAGAAATTAAAAACCTTACAAGAAAGAACAttgattaataataataataatgttaccTCAGTAAAACCGACTTGAACCTCTTTCTCAACGAGCTCAGAAACATCCTTGACATTGAACTTATTCATGAGGGTAATGACCGAGATGGTAGACAGAGGTTTCACCTCTAGATTATCCGTCACCATGTATGTAACCACCTCCTTCACATATCCATTAATTCCACTTCTCCTTGTCGCGGTATTAATATTCCCGGCATCCTTTGGCATAACATAGGTGGCTTCGCAGTCTATTCTACGCCTACAACTTGGACATTTCACGGAAGGGTCATGACTCGCGTATTCATTATCACACTCGCACACATAAATCTTAGGGATGGTCTGAGGCGGGACTTCATTAAGTTCCAACAACGGAACATTAATCTCAAATTGCGGTTTCAACACGACATCTTTATCGAGATTGGCCAGAAAGAATTCTGAGCTAAGAGACTCGACACTCTTATAAAGAGATCCAACTGACCCAACCATGCCATTCACATTCAGGAGTTTTACCACAGTTGCGACTGGCAAAGATGATATATATGAAACAGGAAATCTACAAATTCTTTTCCCGCCTCCGCGAACACAACTTTGTTAGCCTTACTATCTATAAACAGTTTCAAACTCAACTTTGTCTCTGCCATTTTATCAGATTAAGAGCAATGTAAAACAGAAGGATTTGATTATGGGTGTAATGTgatatatataggaaataaaaaaataaagtgtAAATAAGGTAATTTTTTTCAAAGTTTCCTAAACTAATCACAAGTAGTTAATTattagtgatggggcatattctgcaccgctgaccaagtcaacatattgagcaaggtcaaagatatccacagcaaagtcaacgactcagacagtctggccgatgcaacccatcggcctgtcacctgggtctcggtctggcaacctgccagccggggcacatatccgcgtactcatatccaagacccctcggccggcctgccataggtccatcggccaagggtagaacggtctttccacctgctagccacttggccacttggccactacgtgacaaaaaggtgaaagtctaaaaatactcctcaaccttcattgaggaaaggatccacaatttaacctaataaacactattcatctggtaatatcctccttatctctctacattatactcttagccaagtaacaacaacttacctctctaagttaactgacttgagcgtcggagtgagtacgctcggccaaagccgagccctcagtttgttcatcgtttcaggagaccgctaggaggattcaagcaaagacatcattctacgagctacgagtggtaacaaatatctgctctggaattacactcggaacaattggcgccgtctgtggggaacgtactagaagctagtcacattcattcccaaaaacaaaaaaaaataaacacaaaaaacccaccccaaaagctaagaagatgtcgaaacaactagaggtagtcgtgaccgacgaaaccgcattctaccaagatgatacctttcacaattctggagtcgtgcagccctccaccggcggagtaatccagccggaattcgggatgccgataataccagacacgccgctgcccgccacccaggtcaccatcatgggacaggtggttgacgtagcaaaactaaagatgctcctggacctaattgggaatacgccagctcacactgtcacgccgacaagagcggcggaaaccgtccgggagaccagggcccaaaacgtgactccgaggaatttgaacggagcactaggagaagctgaccctgcgaagacgccggaggagcccgaAGTGCTAGTGGTGGACCTGAGCCCTCCCCGTACtcacgggaggacagcgtcgccgcagcaccgacgagacCTGCCTCAGAGAAGCCAGagaagtccgactcagcagagtcggagaagaagcccgagccgGAGAGGGagcccttcccgctacgaggaaaggagccggactaggaatgcgaggagccgatcgccgcgtgtcattcgacacgtggtcagacagcccctcagtgcttaTGTCCTTGAAACCGTCGTGCCAaccaagctgaagttgccggcgatcacatacaaaggagatagtgatccaaccgaccacgccgaggatttcgagtcttacatgtcggtatgggagcagcccgacgaggtctggtgccgagttttcccaacaactctgcatgggatggctcaaaattggtacaagaggcttcccgacggttcggtatactgtttcgccgacctaaaggacgccttcgtagcccagtactcttgcaacaagaggagggccgtggagacatcgaacctcctaactatcaaacaggaggaaggcgagtctctacgaagctacgtgaagagattcgacggcaaggttcagcagattcgggagattaaccccgaactggcggctttcgcactgatgaagggcctcccaaggggagacttaaaagacgagctcatcaagtacggGGGTTTGGGCCTAGatgccgctaggaagatggccgaccaggccatcaaggtggaagactatcacaagacccgGTAGGCCCCGCCGAGGCCGAgccctcagaaaagaagagccaccgggaggacaacccggacgaaagacgccgtgacaataacgggtcacggtccgatgagagacgccgtgacaataataggtcacggtctgacagatctaccaggaaacaggactcgacgggcgccggggggagttcgggaacgttttaccaaaggcattaccatgataaaacccctctggtcgtatcggccgccgaggtcttcaccCTGAGCAAAAAGGAGGGCCAGAcatgggaaaggccccccaagccaaagggggacggtgacacgagccagtactgtgagtaccacggccacaccggtcacctcactgacaactgccggcatctgaagaatgccattgaagagctgatccgtaAGGgtagcctcggcaagtatgttgccaaaggccaaaaaacTGATGCCAgcggttcagataagaaatccgtctttcaacggataggagtgatccacgtagtcatcgggggcaacgagaacggtgggtcagctcatGGGCACAAATGGCACCTGAACGAACTGtatcaagccatcaactttgtgcccaatacagcgatccccgcttccaacattcccgatatgactattggaaggaaggactacgagggagtcatcgcccctcacaacgacccacttgtagttaacttggacatatccaaccacctggtgaagaggtgtctgattgacacaggcgcctacacgaacaccatgttcagggagtgcttccacAGCCTCGGCCTGAaattcaaggacttgagcccccgcaccaacccaccgCATGCGGCTTCtccgggccgg
The Silene latifolia isolate original U9 population chromosome 11, ASM4854445v1, whole genome shotgun sequence genome window above contains:
- the LOC141614721 gene encoding uncharacterized protein LOC141614721; amino-acid sequence: MVGSVGSLYKSVESLSSEFFLANLDKDVVLKPQFEINVPLLELNEVPPQTIPKIYVCECDNEYASHDPSVKCPSCRRRIDCEATYVMPKDAGNINTATRRSGINGYVKEVVTYMVTDNLEVKPLSTISVITLMNKFNVKDVSELVEKEVQVGFTEGLAILKASFEVTNSVLTTLFLDKKKAYKANKVLFAEAGKEFVDFLFHILSLPVGTVVKLLNVNGMVGSVGSLYKSVESLSSDYFLADVDKDVVLKPRVASSYKLRSELCYAAE